A genomic stretch from Corynebacterium kutscheri includes:
- a CDS encoding dolichyl-phosphate-mannose--protein mannosyltransferase, with product MSTQAPSLPRGRFEHLRAPNAPVPFIWTRQDTQSTLLIAILALITRFIGLSSATASNTPVFDEKHYVPQAWDIVESWLNPLTGGIESNPGYGLVVHPPLAKQIEAFGEMIFGYTPLGWRVMSACFGVVTVLLIMAIARRLSHSTVVASFAGILALFDGVLLVTSRFGMLDIFQVTFIVAAAWALIRDHQQMDKRLYTAWVEQKISTHFGPRLGFRWWRFTCGVFLGLSLSVKWSGLYYMTFFGLLAVGMDYLLRRKYGVPQAFIGTLVRDAFAAFASLVLLPVALYIWSWRAWFAEETSVYRHALSNGTISSDGFLAKLPEPIAGWLYYHSSVLEFHASLTSSSGHSHPWDSKPWAWLAAVRPILYYSVTDVDCEGECRRMIYLFGTPAIWWLTVPIMCWALWSLIIRKDLRYLVPVVTFLAGFLPWLAAYDRQMYFFYATALVPFTIVMISLALGNLVAYGKKIRFKKLELTTGSMIVIGYLALVAAMFVYFSALFYGYPIPNSFYEDMMWLPSWR from the coding sequence GTGAGTACTCAAGCCCCCTCTCTACCCCGCGGACGTTTTGAACATCTCCGGGCGCCAAACGCGCCCGTGCCGTTTATCTGGACCCGGCAGGACACCCAATCCACATTGCTTATCGCGATTCTCGCGCTAATTACCCGGTTTATTGGTCTTAGTTCAGCTACGGCCTCCAATACCCCGGTTTTTGATGAGAAACACTATGTTCCTCAAGCCTGGGACATAGTGGAATCTTGGCTTAATCCGCTTACTGGTGGCATTGAGTCTAATCCCGGTTATGGGTTAGTGGTACACCCTCCCCTGGCTAAACAAATCGAAGCTTTTGGCGAAATGATCTTCGGCTATACCCCGTTAGGTTGGCGAGTCATGTCCGCGTGCTTCGGGGTGGTTACGGTACTTCTTATTATGGCTATTGCCCGCAGGCTGAGCCATTCCACCGTGGTTGCTAGTTTTGCTGGCATCCTAGCGCTTTTCGACGGCGTACTCTTGGTTACCTCACGATTCGGCATGCTCGATATCTTCCAGGTCACTTTTATTGTTGCTGCCGCGTGGGCGCTTATTCGTGACCATCAGCAAATGGATAAACGTCTTTATACCGCATGGGTGGAGCAAAAAATAAGCACTCACTTTGGCCCTCGGCTTGGGTTCCGTTGGTGGCGATTTACTTGCGGCGTTTTTCTTGGTCTCTCTCTTTCCGTGAAGTGGTCGGGGCTATACTACATGACATTTTTTGGTCTCCTAGCGGTAGGCATGGATTATCTACTGCGTCGTAAATATGGTGTACCACAGGCTTTTATCGGTACGCTTGTCCGCGATGCATTCGCTGCTTTCGCTTCCCTAGTACTGCTTCCTGTTGCTCTTTATATTTGGAGCTGGCGGGCATGGTTTGCTGAAGAAACCTCAGTGTATCGGCATGCCTTAAGCAATGGCACAATTAGTTCGGATGGTTTTTTAGCTAAGTTGCCGGAACCAATCGCTGGCTGGTTGTATTATCACTCATCAGTATTAGAATTCCATGCCTCGCTGACTAGTTCTTCCGGGCATTCACACCCGTGGGATTCCAAGCCATGGGCCTGGTTGGCTGCAGTACGACCAATTTTGTACTACTCGGTTACCGATGTAGATTGCGAAGGCGAATGTCGACGCATGATTTATCTTTTTGGTACCCCAGCAATTTGGTGGCTGACGGTTCCAATTATGTGCTGGGCACTGTGGTCTTTGATTATCCGTAAAGATCTACGCTACCTCGTACCAGTTGTCACATTCTTAGCTGGGTTTTTGCCTTGGTTAGCTGCTTATGATCGCCAAATGTATTTCTTCTACGCCACTGCATTAGTACCTTTTACCATCGTGATGATCTCGCTAGCCTTAGGGAATTTAGTGGCCTATGGAAAGAAAATACGCTTCAAAAAATTAGAGCTGACCACTGGCTCAATGATAGTCATTGGGTATTTGGCCTTAGTAGCAGCAATGTTTGTGTATTTTTCTGCGCTTTTTTATGGCTATCCCATCCCGAACTCTTTCTATGAGGACATGATGTGGTTGCCTAGCTGGCGCTAA
- a CDS encoding zf-HC2 domain-containing protein: protein MLTCEQVQAALSAQLDGEPSPLDSDLIDVHVAGCAQCRAFYDRAADVNRLFAFNDVEINVPDLSDEILAGVESTWRRQVTTRTLNAFLSRIAMVIVGVGWVLWAIALLMTNATDTSSAVVVDPYYMRVAMETVSLRCAIGFGLLFTSWQPRVAGGLLPMMGALWMFSFGFAVRDFALGQLNQETLTYLLLVLFSLLVLLWNWSVSHGWVYVSSLIRSLGAAPHS from the coding sequence GTGTTGACCTGTGAGCAGGTTCAAGCCGCACTATCAGCACAACTCGACGGCGAACCGAGCCCACTTGATAGCGATCTTATTGATGTCCATGTAGCTGGATGCGCTCAGTGTCGCGCCTTTTATGATCGTGCCGCCGATGTGAATCGCCTTTTTGCATTTAACGATGTAGAAATAAACGTTCCGGATCTTTCTGATGAGATTCTCGCCGGGGTGGAATCAACGTGGCGTCGCCAAGTGACAACTCGAACCCTTAATGCTTTTTTATCCCGAATTGCCATGGTTATTGTTGGTGTGGGTTGGGTTTTATGGGCAATAGCTTTGCTTATGACAAACGCCACTGATACCAGTAGTGCGGTAGTAGTTGATCCTTACTATATGCGGGTGGCAATGGAGACGGTAAGTTTGCGTTGTGCTATTGGTTTTGGTCTTTTGTTTACTAGCTGGCAACCACGCGTAGCTGGGGGATTATTGCCAATGATGGGGGCATTATGGATGTTTAGTTTTGGTTTTGCGGTGCGTGATTTTGCTCTTGGTCAGCTTAATCAAGAAACGCTTACTTATCTTCTTCTCGTGTTATTTTCGTTGCTGGTTTTATTGTGGAACTGGTCGGTATCACATGGGTGGGTGTATGTCAGTTCATTGATTCGTTCCCTTGGGGCGGCACCACATTCTTAA
- a CDS encoding DoxX family protein, whose protein sequence is MNKPITRDGALLFLRAVLGIVFVAHGYDKFFRTGLTHTTEQFIEIGVPQPKLSAYVAATSELVGGSLLIFGLLTTFVAGALAIYMIAAIYFVHLDTGFFITNDGFEYPLVLITALLMIVVFGSGRASLDEVLLRVDL, encoded by the coding sequence ATGAACAAACCGATTACTCGAGACGGCGCACTACTATTTTTGCGCGCTGTATTGGGCATCGTTTTTGTTGCCCACGGTTATGATAAATTTTTTCGCACCGGGCTAACCCATACTACCGAGCAATTTATTGAAATCGGCGTGCCACAGCCAAAACTGAGCGCCTATGTAGCGGCTACTTCTGAACTAGTAGGCGGTAGTCTGCTTATCTTTGGTCTTCTTACCACTTTTGTTGCTGGTGCACTCGCTATATATATGATCGCGGCTATTTATTTTGTGCATTTAGATACCGGATTTTTTATTACAAATGATGGTTTTGAATACCCCTTGGTGCTTATTACCGCACTATTAATGATTGTTGTTTTTGGCTCGGGTCGAGCTAGTCTCGATGAGGTGTTGCTTCGTGTTGACCTGTGA
- the sepX gene encoding divisome protein SepX/GlpR: protein MTSALIIGLIIVVWLFVLAPWLLRSQRPIRKAGDGFDETHVVFAGGSKTPVHAPRPRLRPRLERQNSDEELAFEDQADQAEEEILVDDAPEHDFESVINAAKEKISLRRDESDRNQQLVEEIIDGDIVEELPVAHYDEETTEVENDYALDYDDYDEVAGYYHYDDAYASPEDLMYSDTEDTVDEEQTTAVAVDPAVAEEAVELNDELTDEEFDFAQSRRGAWKPEIERAARLERNRRRMRTLIGLGVTVVATIITAVFVGGWSWFAAALALLLTGMYMYALRKQVVAEEKLHRRRVQMLRRAALGVRTAYDDDLGIPQRLRHPGAVVLEVDDESPDFEELDMVSYTDDGIDDDYDEIGTRRVG from the coding sequence GTGACCAGCGCTCTGATTATCGGACTGATCATTGTGGTGTGGCTTTTTGTGCTTGCACCATGGCTGCTACGTAGCCAACGTCCAATCCGTAAAGCTGGTGATGGTTTTGATGAAACCCACGTTGTTTTTGCCGGTGGTTCAAAAACACCAGTTCATGCTCCTCGTCCGCGCTTGCGCCCCCGGTTGGAGAGACAAAATAGCGACGAAGAATTAGCTTTCGAAGATCAAGCTGACCAAGCTGAGGAAGAAATCCTGGTTGATGATGCCCCAGAGCATGACTTTGAATCAGTAATTAATGCCGCAAAAGAAAAAATTTCTCTTCGCCGTGACGAATCTGATCGTAACCAACAATTAGTCGAAGAGATTATCGACGGCGATATTGTCGAAGAATTACCGGTGGCTCACTATGATGAAGAAACCACTGAGGTAGAAAACGACTATGCGCTCGACTATGACGACTACGACGAAGTTGCTGGCTACTACCACTATGATGATGCATATGCTTCACCAGAAGATCTTATGTATTCCGATACTGAAGATACTGTAGACGAAGAACAGACCACCGCAGTTGCGGTGGATCCCGCAGTAGCAGAAGAAGCGGTAGAACTTAACGATGAACTCACCGATGAAGAGTTTGATTTTGCTCAGTCGCGCCGGGGTGCCTGGAAACCTGAAATTGAACGTGCAGCACGATTAGAGCGAAATCGTCGTAGAATGCGTACCCTCATCGGGTTAGGCGTTACCGTAGTAGCCACTATTATTACTGCTGTATTTGTTGGCGGTTGGAGCTGGTTCGCAGCTGCATTAGCACTGCTATTGACTGGTATGTATATGTATGCGCTACGTAAACAGGTAGTTGCCGAAGAGAAGTTGCATCGCCGTCGAGTGCAGATGCTTCGTCGTGCAGCTCTTGGTGTGCGTACTGCTTATGATGACGATTTGGGGATTCCTCAGCGTTTGCGCCATCCGGGCGCAGTAGTGCTAGAAGTCGATGATGAAAGCCCTGATTTTGAAGAGCTTGATATGGTGAGCTACACCGATGATGGCATAGATGATGACTATGATGAGATTGGTACTCGCCGCGTAGGCTAA
- a CDS encoding GNAT family N-acetyltransferase — MFRFLEQLLKPQAHSASGVVDRVHPGWPEYTPTVVLPNDEKLRLYPIRYTDGKRWSALRIADQEILEPVEPTVPVNWPNAHSGGAWRNYFSGIQQAATAGLAIPFVIELEGQFVGQITLGNIQHGIVSDCWIGYWVTSEHTGKGVATAACALGVDHAFSRIGVHRVTATYLPDNLASKRVLEANGFREEGYLQRNLHINGQWQDHFLVAQTVEDYQISCVERLRRQSRLR; from the coding sequence GTGTTTCGTTTTTTAGAGCAGCTGCTGAAACCGCAGGCTCATTCCGCTTCTGGTGTGGTAGATCGTGTGCATCCAGGATGGCCAGAGTATACCCCGACGGTGGTTTTGCCTAACGACGAAAAACTGCGCCTTTATCCTATTCGATACACCGATGGTAAGCGCTGGTCTGCGCTAAGAATCGCTGATCAAGAAATATTGGAACCAGTTGAACCAACAGTACCGGTTAATTGGCCTAACGCTCATTCTGGTGGGGCTTGGCGTAATTATTTTTCTGGCATTCAACAAGCAGCTACCGCAGGATTAGCAATTCCATTTGTCATCGAACTAGAAGGACAGTTTGTCGGGCAAATTACCTTAGGAAATATTCAGCATGGAATTGTTTCTGATTGCTGGATCGGTTACTGGGTTACTAGCGAACACACTGGTAAAGGCGTTGCTACTGCTGCTTGCGCGCTAGGAGTCGATCATGCTTTTTCTCGCATCGGGGTGCACCGGGTTACTGCAACCTATTTGCCGGATAATCTCGCGTCGAAACGCGTTCTTGAGGCTAATGGTTTTCGTGAGGAAGGATATTTACAGCGTAATTTGCACATTAATGGCCAATGGCAGGATCATTTTTTAGTCGCTCAAACTGTGGAAGATTATCAAATAAGCTGTGTGGAGCGCCTGCGTAGACAGTCGAGGCTGCGTTAG
- the glp gene encoding molybdotransferase-like divisome protein Glp: MRPVEEQLALVMQTAIAPEPVRIAIAEALGLMCAEEVQATRALPGFDQAAIDGYAIRAVDVGGERGLARGGQLPPTPVEVSLPVVGEVAAGSQRPLRLQPKQAVRVHTGAPLPSLADAVIPLEWTDRGRKRMQALRPVRSGEFVRRTGDDIRPGDVAVSEGAILGPAHIGLLAAVGREKVLVYPQPRMSVISVGHELVDVDREPGLGQVLDVNSYALAAAGREAGADVHRVGIAAGEPRRLREIVESQMIRSEIIVISGAVGGSGSESMRKVLEELGEIDTTRVAMHPGSVQGFGLIGDKQIPVFLLPSNPVSALVIFETFIRPMVRVSAGKRNAKRRLVRARALNHVRSKKGRQGFIRARLMRDAETQDYLVEGLGGANGAPAHLLAGLSEANAMIRIPEQITEVRPGDIVEVVFLSQSR; encoded by the coding sequence ATGCGACCGGTTGAGGAACAACTCGCACTCGTAATGCAAACAGCGATTGCCCCAGAGCCAGTGCGGATCGCAATAGCTGAGGCGCTGGGGTTAATGTGTGCGGAAGAAGTACAAGCCACCCGAGCATTACCGGGGTTCGACCAAGCAGCTATCGACGGTTATGCCATTCGCGCTGTCGATGTAGGTGGTGAGCGTGGTTTGGCACGAGGTGGTCAATTGCCACCTACCCCAGTGGAGGTTTCTTTGCCGGTAGTCGGTGAAGTAGCCGCTGGATCACAGCGCCCGTTGCGTTTACAACCCAAACAAGCTGTACGCGTGCATACTGGTGCGCCGCTTCCTTCCTTAGCGGATGCAGTTATTCCTTTAGAATGGACCGACCGTGGGCGTAAGCGAATGCAAGCTTTACGCCCGGTGCGCTCGGGTGAATTTGTTCGTCGCACTGGTGATGATATTCGTCCCGGTGATGTGGCGGTTAGTGAAGGCGCTATTTTAGGCCCGGCACATATTGGATTGTTAGCAGCTGTTGGCCGTGAGAAGGTTTTGGTGTATCCACAACCTCGGATGTCGGTTATTTCTGTTGGCCACGAATTAGTCGATGTTGATCGAGAGCCGGGTTTAGGTCAAGTCCTTGATGTGAATTCTTATGCGCTAGCCGCAGCTGGTAGGGAAGCTGGTGCAGATGTACACCGAGTAGGTATTGCAGCTGGTGAGCCTCGTCGATTGCGCGAAATTGTTGAGTCGCAAATGATCCGCAGTGAGATCATTGTTATTTCTGGTGCGGTGGGCGGATCAGGCAGTGAGTCAATGCGAAAAGTTCTCGAAGAACTCGGTGAGATCGATACCACTCGCGTTGCTATGCATCCTGGTTCGGTACAGGGTTTTGGTTTGATTGGCGACAAACAAATTCCGGTGTTTCTATTGCCTAGTAATCCGGTTTCCGCATTGGTTATTTTTGAAACTTTTATCCGCCCGATGGTTCGGGTCAGTGCTGGAAAGCGCAATGCGAAGCGTCGTTTGGTACGAGCCCGAGCATTAAATCACGTTCGTTCCAAGAAAGGACGGCAGGGTTTTATTCGTGCCCGGCTTATGCGTGATGCTGAAACCCAAGATTATCTGGTAGAAGGACTCGGTGGCGCAAATGGTGCCCCGGCACATTTGCTGGCTGGTTTAAGTGAAGCAAATGCTATGATTCGCATCCCAGAACAAATAACTGAGGTTCGTCCAGGCGATATTGTCGAAGTTGTCTTTTTATCCCAGAGCCGTTAA
- a CDS encoding UTP--glucose-1-phosphate uridylyltransferase, translating to MTLSKKESTAVKTVIVPAAGLGTRFLPATKTVPKELLPVVDTPGIELIAEEAAQLGAQRLAIITAPQKQEVLDHFKTFSELEETLETRGKERELEKVRRAATLIQSVSVVQEHPLGLGHAVSLAEWVLDDDEDVVAVMLPDDLVLPVGVLEKMVEVREQLGGSVLCAFDVPREEVYNYGVFDIEESTYQGEHIVKKVRAMVEKPSIEEAPSTFVATGRYLLDRAIFDALGRITPGKGGELQLTDAIALLIDEGHPVHIVVHDGKRHDLGNPGGYIAAVVDFGLASDYGPYLKKALREILAEHEQ from the coding sequence ATGACCTTGTCCAAGAAAGAGTCCACAGCTGTAAAAACGGTAATTGTGCCAGCTGCTGGTTTAGGAACCCGTTTTCTACCGGCAACTAAAACGGTTCCTAAAGAGTTATTACCAGTTGTTGATACGCCAGGTATAGAGCTTATTGCTGAGGAAGCAGCCCAGTTAGGTGCACAGCGTCTTGCAATCATTACTGCACCGCAAAAGCAAGAAGTTCTCGACCACTTCAAAACTTTCTCCGAGTTGGAAGAAACCTTGGAAACTAGGGGCAAGGAACGTGAGCTAGAAAAAGTTCGTCGTGCAGCCACACTTATCCAGTCAGTCAGCGTGGTTCAAGAACACCCGCTGGGGTTAGGGCATGCCGTGAGTTTGGCTGAGTGGGTACTTGACGACGATGAAGATGTGGTGGCAGTTATGCTGCCGGATGATTTGGTGCTGCCAGTAGGCGTGCTTGAAAAGATGGTTGAAGTGCGTGAACAACTAGGTGGAAGCGTGTTATGCGCTTTCGATGTTCCGCGTGAGGAAGTTTATAATTACGGCGTTTTTGATATTGAGGAATCAACCTATCAGGGCGAGCATATAGTTAAAAAAGTGCGTGCAATGGTGGAAAAACCTTCTATTGAAGAAGCACCCTCAACGTTTGTAGCTACTGGTCGCTATTTGCTTGATCGGGCTATTTTTGATGCACTTGGTCGCATTACCCCAGGTAAAGGTGGTGAGCTACAGCTTACCGATGCCATTGCTTTGCTTATTGATGAAGGCCATCCAGTCCATATTGTGGTGCACGATGGTAAACGTCATGATCTAGGTAATCCCGGTGGATATATAGCAGCGGTAGTAGATTTTGGTTTGGCTAGTGACTATGGGCCATATCTGAAGAAGGCTCTTCGCGAAATTCTTGCTGAGCACGAGCAATAA
- a CDS encoding 5-formyltetrahydrofolate cyclo-ligase: MATPTPDKKSFRTQLLAHRRNRNTHTKKRLDEQIITHLRDHLRLHNAQRIAAYVADETEPGGINLVPELAAIVDTLWLPVSKNDGVLHWGHYKNTESLTIGRYGIPEPVPPHSDSSILHTLDMIIVPGLAAHPNGQHMGKGAGYYDRALAGVSTATTLLIYHDEIRADVPTEAHDVTMTFFLDEYGTIRV; the protein is encoded by the coding sequence GTGGCTACCCCTACCCCAGATAAAAAATCTTTCCGCACTCAGCTATTAGCCCATCGTCGAAACCGAAATACGCACACAAAAAAGCGTCTCGACGAACAGATCATCACTCATCTACGTGACCATCTCAGACTGCATAACGCTCAACGTATTGCAGCATATGTTGCCGATGAAACCGAACCGGGTGGAATAAACCTAGTACCTGAATTAGCAGCTATCGTCGATACGCTGTGGCTACCGGTGAGCAAAAATGACGGAGTATTACATTGGGGGCACTACAAGAATACCGAATCATTAACCATCGGCCGATATGGAATCCCAGAGCCTGTTCCACCACATAGCGATAGCAGCATTTTACATACTCTGGACATGATTATTGTGCCGGGATTAGCAGCTCATCCTAATGGGCAGCACATGGGCAAAGGTGCCGGTTATTATGATCGCGCGCTGGCTGGAGTAAGCACTGCTACAACCCTATTGATTTATCACGACGAAATTCGCGCCGACGTACCCACCGAAGCCCATGATGTGACAATGACTTTTTTCTTGGATGAGTACGGCACTATTCGGGTCTAA
- a CDS encoding SAF domain-containing protein has protein sequence MNIFHVLKQPGWQRTVLIKRIIAICLLITAFILGLSSRIDNRQEVITYRQKIAAGKRITAEDIELRRIPADLVPIDALSDSSAVIGRIVVAARTPGHIATEMDLIGSELTNSLVKNFTQNANGETINMVPLRLADPTLAGLLSHGDTVTVVTSLQENATPQIIAAGGRIIFAATQDSQLASAEPGTVLIALPELEAQKVAAASLSTPLAVVLSGDRTHPDQ, from the coding sequence ATGAACATTTTTCATGTACTCAAACAACCTGGCTGGCAACGCACCGTTTTAATAAAACGAATCATTGCTATCTGCCTTCTTATTACCGCCTTTATTCTTGGACTGAGCTCACGTATCGACAACCGACAAGAAGTAATTACCTACCGACAAAAAATTGCAGCAGGAAAACGCATTACTGCAGAAGATATTGAATTACGTAGAATTCCTGCCGACCTTGTTCCAATTGATGCTCTCAGCGATAGTTCTGCGGTTATTGGTCGAATCGTTGTCGCCGCACGCACACCAGGACATATTGCAACCGAAATGGATCTCATTGGAAGTGAACTCACCAACTCGTTAGTGAAAAATTTCACACAAAACGCAAATGGTGAGACAATCAACATGGTTCCATTACGCCTTGCCGATCCAACCTTAGCCGGCCTACTTTCCCATGGAGACACAGTCACAGTTGTTACTTCCCTACAAGAAAATGCAACTCCACAGATCATTGCCGCAGGTGGACGAATCATTTTTGCAGCCACACAGGATTCCCAACTCGCTAGCGCAGAACCAGGAACAGTGCTTATTGCCCTACCGGAACTAGAGGCACAAAAAGTTGCTGCTGCCTCTCTTTCTACACCACTAGCCGTTGTTCTCAGCGGCGATCGCACTCATCCGGATCAATAA
- the mscL gene encoding large conductance mechanosensitive channel protein MscL — MLKGFRDFILRGNVIELAVAVVIGSAFTAIVTAFSDNLINPLIASIGGTDVSGLGFHIISGNNATFMDFGAVITAAINFLIVAAVVYFILVAPMNKLSEMQAARKGVEEDEAPASIEAELLTEIRDLLKQNKQI, encoded by the coding sequence ATGCTTAAAGGATTTAGAGATTTCATTCTCCGCGGCAATGTCATTGAATTGGCCGTCGCCGTTGTTATTGGATCTGCATTCACCGCAATTGTTACCGCATTCTCCGATAACCTCATCAACCCACTAATCGCTTCCATTGGCGGCACCGATGTCAGTGGTCTTGGCTTCCACATCATCAGCGGCAACAACGCTACCTTCATGGACTTTGGCGCTGTGATCACTGCTGCTATCAACTTCCTTATTGTTGCAGCTGTTGTGTACTTCATTCTGGTTGCACCAATGAACAAACTTTCCGAAATGCAAGCTGCTCGCAAGGGTGTTGAAGAAGACGAAGCTCCTGCTTCCATTGAGGCAGAACTGCTTACCGAGATCCGCGACTTGCTCAAGCAGAACAAGCAGATCTAA
- a CDS encoding MogA/MoaB family molybdenum cofactor biosynthesis protein yields the protein MTTSTISTTGFDDVAEPDADFFRATEAEQSKDPAPRRALSVLITDHVISSGKDTGQLCTELLVEGGFAVDAVVEVKKSHSQIRKAIETGVIGGVDLVLTVGATGVGPRDKVAEATREILDQNVPGIAQALRSSGLACGAVDACTSRGISGVSGSTVIVNLASSRAAIRDGMATLTPLVHHLIDQLRRSVIADATS from the coding sequence ATGACTACTTCCACCATTTCGACGACGGGCTTTGACGATGTGGCAGAACCCGATGCCGATTTCTTCCGGGCTACCGAGGCAGAACAAAGTAAAGATCCAGCTCCTCGCAGAGCGCTTAGTGTGCTGATTACTGATCATGTGATTAGCTCCGGTAAAGATACGGGGCAGCTATGCACCGAATTGCTAGTAGAAGGTGGTTTTGCTGTTGACGCGGTGGTGGAGGTAAAAAAGAGTCATTCGCAGATTCGTAAAGCGATTGAAACTGGTGTAATTGGCGGGGTAGATCTGGTACTTACTGTCGGTGCTACCGGGGTGGGACCACGCGATAAAGTTGCGGAAGCTACCCGCGAAATTCTGGATCAAAATGTTCCAGGTATTGCGCAAGCATTGCGTTCTTCTGGTCTTGCTTGTGGGGCAGTAGATGCGTGTACCTCACGAGGTATTTCGGGTGTTTCTGGCTCTACGGTGATTGTTAATCTTGCTTCTTCGCGGGCAGCAATACGTGATGGTATGGCTACGTTAACCCCGCTGGTGCATCACTTAATTGATCAGTTGCGTCGCTCTGTTATTGCGGATGCAACATCATGA